The DNA window GAGTTCTTTACCGATGAGAAATTGCGGGAGGTGATCGAACTTGCTCTAGAAAATAACAGAGATCTAAGAATAGCGGCGCTTAACATCCAAAAGGCCCAAGGGTTCTACCGAGTCCAACGAGCCGAGCTTTTCCCAGCAGTCAACGCTACCGGGGGCAAAATAAAGCAACGGCTGCCATCTGATGTGTCAGGGGCAGGTGTTGCGACGATATTCAGCCAGTACAATACGGGTATAGGCTTGAGTTCTTATGAGCTTGATTTTTTCGGCCGTCTGAGGAGCCTTACCGAGGCGGCGCTGCAACGGTATTTTGCTACAGAGCAGACCCGCCGGAGCGCACAGATCTCACTTGTCGCATCAGTGGCAAATGCATACCTGTCCTACGCAGCCGATTGTGAAAGCCTGAAACTGAGCCGCGACACACTGGAAAGCCAGGAGGCCTCGTACAAGCTGATTCAGAAGAGATTCAGCGTAGGGGCATCTTCGGAGCTAGACCTCCGCCAAGCACAGACCCATTTGGATGCGGCGCGGGTCGATATAGCTCTCTTTACGGCTCAGGTGGCGGAGGACCTAAATGCCTTGGAAGTCCTCGCGGGTTTGCCTATTCCTTCTGAGCTATTGAGGAATGAGCTGGGTAGCAGCTCAATATTTAAGGACATTACCATAAAAGCCTCCTCCGAGGTGCTCTTGCGTCGACCCGACATCCTGCAGGCTGAGCATCAGCTTAGGGCCGCCAATGCTAATATAGGTGCGGCGCGGGCCGCTTTCTTCCCTACCATCCTCTTGACTACGAATGCGGGCATGGCGAGCAGTCGACTGTCCGGACTTTTTGAAGCTGGCTCTAAGGCTTGGACTTTCGCTCCCCAAGTAGGCCTGCCCATCTTTGATGCGGGTTCCAGGTTGGGAAGTCTCCAAGCAGCAAAAGCTGACCGCGACATATTCCTTGCACAGTACGAAAAGACCATTCAGGTAGCTTTCAGGGAGGTGGCAGATGCCCTGGCCCAGCGTGGTACAGTGGGAGATCAGTTGGAAGCGCAGGAATCCCTCGTAGAGGCTTCAGCTCAAGCCTATCGTCTTTCCTATGCCCGCTATATGAATGGAATTGATAACTACCTGGTGGCCCTCGACTCTCAGCGGTCGCTTTACGCTAACCAGTTGCGGCTCATCTCCATACGTTTTTCCCAGCTTACCAACCTGGTGACCCTTTACAAGGTGCTCGGTGGTGGTGACAAGGAATAAAAGTGATGAAGTACCATGCACTGTATTCCAAATTGCAGGAGAAGAGCCTTTCTGGCGAGATGATCAGGATTGCCTGTTCCTGTAGTCGTTGTACCCGAATCTCCTGACAGTCTCGATTTTACCCTCGTCCTGGATCACGGCGATATCGGGGAGATTGATGCCGTTGAAGGTTGTATTCTTCACTATACTGTAAAGCGCCATGTCGGTAAAGACAAGTTTATCTCCTCTTTTTAGAGGCTTGGAGAACGAATAATCGCCTATTATATCACCCGCCAGACAACTCGGGCCAGCGAGCCTGTAAGTCCATTTTTTCTCTTTATGGGAACCCGACCTCATTATGTGCGGCCTATAAGGCATAAGGAGCGCGTCGGGTATATGTGTTTCCGCCGATACGTCCATTATGGCGATCTTCATCTCGTTTTCCACGATATCAAGTACGGAGGAGATTAGGACCCCCGCGTTGAGCACGCTCGCCTCACCGGGTTCAAGGTAGACCTGAACACCGTATTTTTCTTTGAAACCGTTTATAATCCTGATAAGACGCTCAATGTCGTAATCGTCCCGTGTGATGTGGTGTCCGCCTCCAAAATTGACCCATTTCAAACCTCTGAGATATTGACTGTAAAGTTTTTCGAAGGATTTTAGAATTCTTTCCAGCACATCTGAATTTTGCTCACACATTGCATGGAAATGGAGCCCGTCCACAAGGTCCTTATACTTCGGGAATTCCACGCTGAACAGGCTGTGAGTTATTCCAAATCTTGAACGGGGTGCGCATGGGTTGTACATTTCAGTGGTCACCTCAGAGTGTCCCGGATTTACTCTAAGCCCTATATCCACACCGCTTTCTCTCGCTGCTTTTCCGTACTTTTGGAGCTGGTAGAGCGAGTTAAATATGATGGAGTCGGAATACCCCAGTATCCTCCCGATCTCGTCTTGCCTGTATGCAGCCCCGAAGGTGTGCACCTCTTTCCCGAATTCTTCACGGCCGAGCCGAGCCTCGTTGAGACCACTCGCCGAGGTACCGTCCACATATCGGGCCATCATTGGAAAAGTAGCAAATGAAGCGTAAGCTTTCAGCGCATGGAGTATTTTGCACCCCGTGCGGTCCTTTACATATCTCAGGATGCGCATGTTCTCTTCAATGAGAGTTTCATCCAAAAGATATACGGGGGTCGCTATAGGCCCGGCGGCAATCTTCAGGAACCTTCCGTTTGCCGCCCGGAAAGATTTTTTTCGCACGTTCTTGAATAAACGGGTGAGCGCTCTCAGGTCATTGCGCAGCGAATCAAGCACCCTCTCTCTCTCGTGGCCGGACAAAGAATGATACTTGTCCGGCGCGGAGGGATCTCTTGCTGAAATCGCCCGGATTGTCGCGTCAACCAGAGTGGCTTCGCTCATAGCACCCTATTCAGAACCTGCCGGAAAGCGCTTCGTGATCTTCCACCTGCCAGGGGAGACCGTATTTGCTCAAAGCTTCCATGAACTTGTCAGGGTCCAGTTGTTCAACATTATAGACCCCCTCTCCACGCCAGGTCCCGGTAAGGAGCATCATGGCCCCGATCATGGCAGGTACGCCGGTGGTATATGCGATCGCCTGCGTCCCGGTCTCGTTGAACGCGTACTCGTGATCGCAGACGTTATATATATACTTAGTAATAACCTTCCCATCCTTTTTCCCTGTCATGATGTTGCCGATGACCGTCTTTCCCGTATATTTCGTTCCGAGAGAAACTGGTTCGGGGAGGAGGGTCTTCAGAAATTTCACTGGAACGATCTTGTTTCCCTCGTAGTCGACCTCATCTATTCTCGTCATGCCCACATTCCTTAGCACTCTAAGGTGGGTAAGGTAATTGTCTGAAAAGGTCATCCAGAAGCGAGCCCGTTTCAGTCCCTTTATATTAAGGACAAGGGATTCGAGCTCTTCGTGATAAAGGAGGTAACTGTCTCTCGGTCCTGCCACAGGGTAATTGAAGGTAAAGTGGGTGCTACCTTCCTCAATTATAGCTGGCGTTTCGATCCACTTCCCGTTTTCCCAGTGCCTCGCAACCTGCGTCACTTCTCTAATATTGATCTCAGGATTGAAATTCGTAGCAAAGGGATGGCCGTGGGTTCCAGCATTACAGTCCATGATGTCCAGATAATTTATCTCGTCAAAGAGATGCTTCTGGGCATAAGCGGCATAGACATTGGTCACGCCTGGGTCAAACCCTGAACCTAGAAGGGCCATGAGTCCTTTCTTCCTAAATCTGTCCTGGTACTCCCATTGCCAGCGGTACTCGAAGTGAGCCTCGTCCAATGGTTCGTAATTGGCTGTGTCTATATAGTCGACCCCCGTCTCCAGGCAGGCGTCCATTATGTGAAGGTCCTGATAAGGAAGGGCCAGGTTAAGCGCCACATCGGGCCGGAATCTCCGGATCAAAGCGGAGAGTTCAGACACGTTGTCGGCGTCCACCTGCGCGGTCTCAATCTGCATGCCGCATCTCTTCCTGATGTCTCCGGCTATTGCCTCGCATTTGGATAGCGTCCTGCTGGCCACCATTATGTCTCTGAAGACTTCGGGAGCCTGTGCGCATTTGTGCGCAGCCACGGTCGCCACGCCTCCGGCCCCGATTATCATAATCCTTCCGGTCTTTTTTATATTAGTCATAACCGTCCTCCCGTAACTGAGATTATTTCGACATTACTGGCGCCGCGATCAACAAGGGGTCAAGAATACTCTCTCGCTGAAGATTTATCCACAGGCAGGAAGCGTCTATCGCGCCTCTTATGAATTGAGGAGCATGAGAAATTCTCTCGCCACCTTTGAAGCGCAAATTGAAGAGACAAAGGCCGCATCGTAGTCAGGCGCCAGTTCAACTATGTCCGCTCCTATAATGTTCGCGCCTCTTAAAACGGCAAAATACTCCATGACTTCTCTAAACGTGAGTCCACCGGGCTCAGGAGTCGTTACGCCGGAAGCCAGCGACGGATCAAAAACGTCGAGATCAAAGCTCACATATACGTGCGTATCTGGTTTCATGCGGCCCGCGAGCGACGCCGGCGAGTCGACAGGGACAAGTTCTTCAAATTCCTGCCTGGTTCCTGACCGTATTCCTACCTGCAAAATCCCAGTCCTGCCCAGTTCCTTCACCCGCTTCATGACCGTCGCATGAGAAAGCCTCTGTCCTTCATATTCGTCTCTGAGGTCGCAATGGGCATCGAAATGCACTATCTGTATGTCTCTGAAACGCTTTTTTACGCCTTTCAAAACAGGGTATGTTACGAGATGTTCGCCGCCTAATACGAGAATTTTCTTGCCTTTCTCCATCAGCACAGTCACCGCATCTTCAATGAGCCCCAAGGAGTACTCAAGATCGCCTGGGCGGAGCTCAAGATTACCCGCATCGTAAAAGATTGTGTCCTCCAAGTCCTGCTTAAGATAGGGACTATACGTCTCAAGAGTCCACGATGCCCTCCTGATGCTGTCAGGGGCAAACTTTGTCCCACCTCGAAAAGAAGACGTAGCCTCCAGCGGGCATCCGACTATAATAATTCCAGCCGGTTTCTCGTCCCCGGCGGACCCCATGTATCTCTCATTGAAGACGCCTTTCATGGGTGCTCATCCTTACGAAATGTGGGTGTTATGAAAAATACGGCGATATTCCCGCTATGACATTTTGACCGCAGCGCAACCTTGTGGGCGAAGGAGTGTCGGACCATTTTTCTGCAAACCAATCCGGGTCAATCCCACAAGACCACGCCCGCGAAGACGGCACCGATGGCGATGACTTTGCAGGTAGCTGAAATAGACTTTATCTCTTTAATCTCCCGCTGTCTCAGCTCCATCCCTTTTTCCACCATCTTTTTGACCTGCTCGACAACGACGCTCTCTTCGGCTCGCGCAGAATACTCCATGATAAGGCCGGCCCGATTCGAATCCGTGGGTATACCTATTGCCACAGCCGCAGATATTGTTTCTCCGGGAACATCGCTATAAAGAGATGCATAGGCTACCGGTACAAGTGCGCCTTGAGGCATTGGTACCGGGGCCGGTATCATTTCCTCACAGCCCGGAGGTAGAATACTACTCATTTTTACAAGGTTGGTATCTCCGACGCCCGAAGCCAAAAGAGCGCCGTCAAAAGCATTCAGTAGTGAGAATCCTTCGGAGGAACCGCTCACAAGGAAAAACTTCGTGGGTGTTTTAATAATCACTTTGACCACCTCTCAAACTCTTTAATACCCAACAGGTTTGTGGGTGATTTCTTTACCTAAGAAATCCAGATTACCCTTATTATTACCGATTCTTTTGCCGTCGAATGCGCTAAAAATTAGGGGGCGAAGAGACCCATAGGACAAGCGCCTTATTCGTTCGCCTGTTCGCTATAAAATGCTTCCTTGTTGCCCTGAAATAAAAACATTCGCCCTTTTTGAGCTTGTACACCTTTCCTCCAAGTGAAAGCTCAATACTTCC is part of the Syntrophobacterales bacterium genome and encodes:
- a CDS encoding efflux transporter outer membrane subunit codes for the protein MILKALPVILIISCLTGCTMAPTYTRPTSPVPMEWPKGPAYKEAAGEQAGPLVSDIGWREFFTDEKLREVIELALENNRDLRIAALNIQKAQGFYRVQRAELFPAVNATGGKIKQRLPSDVSGAGVATIFSQYNTGIGLSSYELDFFGRLRSLTEAALQRYFATEQTRRSAQISLVASVANAYLSYAADCESLKLSRDTLESQEASYKLIQKRFSVGASSELDLRQAQTHLDAARVDIALFTAQVAEDLNALEVLAGLPIPSELLRNELGSSSIFKDITIKASSEVLLRRPDILQAEHQLRAANANIGAARAAFFPTILLTTNAGMASSRLSGLFEAGSKAWTFAPQVGLPIFDAGSRLGSLQAAKADRDIFLAQYEKTIQVAFREVADALAQRGTVGDQLEAQESLVEASAQAYRLSYARYMNGIDNYLVALDSQRSLYANQLRLISIRFSQLTNLVTLYKVLGGGDKE
- the nspC gene encoding carboxynorspermidine decarboxylase is translated as MSEATLVDATIRAISARDPSAPDKYHSLSGHERERVLDSLRNDLRALTRLFKNVRKKSFRAANGRFLKIAAGPIATPVYLLDETLIEENMRILRYVKDRTGCKILHALKAYASFATFPMMARYVDGTSASGLNEARLGREEFGKEVHTFGAAYRQDEIGRILGYSDSIIFNSLYQLQKYGKAARESGVDIGLRVNPGHSEVTTEMYNPCAPRSRFGITHSLFSVEFPKYKDLVDGLHFHAMCEQNSDVLERILKSFEKLYSQYLRGLKWVNFGGGHHITRDDYDIERLIRIINGFKEKYGVQVYLEPGEASVLNAGVLISSVLDIVENEMKIAIMDVSAETHIPDALLMPYRPHIMRSGSHKEKKWTYRLAGPSCLAGDIIGDYSFSKPLKRGDKLVFTDMALYSIVKNTTFNGINLPDIAVIQDEGKIETVRRFGYNDYRNRQS
- a CDS encoding saccharopine dehydrogenase family protein, whose protein sequence is MTNIKKTGRIMIIGAGGVATVAAHKCAQAPEVFRDIMVASRTLSKCEAIAGDIRKRCGMQIETAQVDADNVSELSALIRRFRPDVALNLALPYQDLHIMDACLETGVDYIDTANYEPLDEAHFEYRWQWEYQDRFRKKGLMALLGSGFDPGVTNVYAAYAQKHLFDEINYLDIMDCNAGTHGHPFATNFNPEINIREVTQVARHWENGKWIETPAIIEEGSTHFTFNYPVAGPRDSYLLYHEELESLVLNIKGLKRARFWMTFSDNYLTHLRVLRNVGMTRIDEVDYEGNKIVPVKFLKTLLPEPVSLGTKYTGKTVIGNIMTGKKDGKVITKYIYNVCDHEYAFNETGTQAIAYTTGVPAMIGAMMLLTGTWRGEGVYNVEQLDPDKFMEALSKYGLPWQVEDHEALSGRF
- the speB gene encoding agmatinase; translated protein: MKGVFNERYMGSAGDEKPAGIIIVGCPLEATSSFRGGTKFAPDSIRRASWTLETYSPYLKQDLEDTIFYDAGNLELRPGDLEYSLGLIEDAVTVLMEKGKKILVLGGEHLVTYPVLKGVKKRFRDIQIVHFDAHCDLRDEYEGQRLSHATVMKRVKELGRTGILQVGIRSGTRQEFEELVPVDSPASLAGRMKPDTHVYVSFDLDVFDPSLASGVTTPEPGGLTFREVMEYFAVLRGANIIGADIVELAPDYDAAFVSSICASKVAREFLMLLNS
- a CDS encoding arginine decarboxylase, pyruvoyl-dependent, with the protein product MIIKTPTKFFLVSGSSEGFSLLNAFDGALLASGVGDTNLVKMSSILPPGCEEMIPAPVPMPQGALVPVAYASLYSDVPGETISAAVAIGIPTDSNRAGLIMEYSARAEESVVVEQVKKMVEKGMELRQREIKEIKSISATCKVIAIGAVFAGVVLWD